The Vicinamibacteria bacterium genomic interval CGAGAAGCTGTTCGAATACCCCGTCGACGCGAGGGGGTTGGTGGCGCTCGGGCGGGATCCACGTCTGGACCGACGGCGTCGAGAGCACGTCCCTCGCCCAGCCGCTGACTTGGAGCTTCTCACCGGAGCGCCAATCGATTCCCCGCAGAACCGGCTTGAGGCGTCGGCGAATTTCCGTCAGCGTCGCCCGGCGCAGGGAGCCGGCGTCGAGCACGACGTTTCCCGCTCCACCTGCCGCGTCGGGAAGCTTGAGGGCGATCCGCTCGCAGTTTCCGGAAAGCTCCTTCACGTATCGGGCGACGAGTGCCATGCTCGTTGCCGCGTAGCTCCGGGGAAGGGCATCCTTTCCGAACAGTGCCGCCACGATCTCGGCGAACTTGGTCTTGTCGTTCACGAGACGGCTTACTTCGGGTGGCGCGGCGAGGACCGCGAGCCGTTTGCGGGTGGCGCGCTCGAGCAACAGCGCAAAGTGCCACACGGCGGCACTACCCATCAGCGGGTGGATGATGCGGACGCCATCGCTCTTGACGGCCCGAATCAAACGCCGTCGCGCCGCTCGGGCGGTCCAGCAATGACTGGCGAGGTTGCGTCGATGGCGAAGCGCATCCGGAGCCACCCACTCGACGTTACCGAGACCGAGCATCTCGCAACAGTACTCTTCGTAGCCGTCCACGGGAGGCGCGTTGCATGCGACGATGTCGCCGGTCTGCGCACGGATTCGCGCCCGATCCTGGATGTAGCTCGTGTCATGGCGCGGGGCCACCACCGTGATATCGCTTTGGTCGTCGAGGTGGAGGGTCGGCGCGCGGGCCGACGTCGTGGCAACGAGATGCGCGAGCTCCGGGCTAAGGGAGAGGAGCCCGGGACGCTCCCGGCCAAGCGCCTCTGCCAACCGCTCGATGCGCTCGAGCTCCTGGGCCGTGGGGACAGGCGAGTCGACTCCTTTCGGGAATGTGAAGTCCCCCCGTGTTTGTGACGGTCCGAGATCGCACGATTTGTCCATCCCATTGACCAGGTAAGCAAGTCCGATACCGCATTTGATCTCCGACAGTGTGCACCGCTCTTGGCAGGGATGAGTGATTTGCTCCACCTCGATGGGTTACCCGCCGCATGCAAGCCAGCGAGGTGAGTTCGAATCACGTCGAATCCGAGCTAGCGGCGGCGCGGTTCGCGAGTGGCGTGACCGCCGCCGTCCGTGCTAGACAGACGCCATGATGAGCTCATGGATTCGTGAAGTATCAGGGATGGTCACGGTTACGCTCACGCTCGTTGCCTGCGCACCGACGGCACAGCAGAAAGCGACCAAGGAAGAGAACCCTCCTCCGGCCTCGGAGACGGATTATGCCCCCGAGGGCCTTCTCGCCAGGAGCCTGCCGGAGATCGCGGAAGCCCTGCGCGCCGGCGAGACGACCTCGGAGGCGCTCGTCACCGCCTACATCGCGCGGATCGAGCGCATCGACTGGGCGGGACCCAGCCTGAGAAGCGTCCTCGCCCTGAATCCCGGCGCGCTCGCCGACGCTCGCGCGGCGGACGCGAAACGCGCGGCGGGTGAGGAGCTCGGGCCGCTCCATGGCGTACCGATATTATTGAAGGACAACATCGAATCGGCCGACGCAGTCGCCACGACCGCCGGAGCGCTCGCGTTGAAGGACAACGTCACCGAGCGCGACTCGCCGCTCGCTCGCGGCCTGCGAGAGGCGGGTGCCGTCATTCTCGGCAAAGCCAACCTCTCGCAGTGGGCGAACTACCGCTCCAACCACTCCATCAGCGGCTGGACGGCGCTCGGCGGGCAGGTGCGCAATCCGCACATGCTCGACCGAAGCCCGTGCGGGTCCAGCTCGGGCTCGGGCGCGGCGGTCGCTGCCTCGCTCGCAGCCGGCGCGGTGGGGACGGAGACGAACGGCTCCATCATCTGTCCGTCGCAAGCCAACGGGATCGTCGGCTTCAAGCCCTCCGTCGGGCTGGTGTCGCAGCAGTACATCGTGCCGATCTCCTCTTCGCAGGACACCGCAGGGCCGATGACCAAGACCGTGCGCGGTGCTGCAATGATGCTCAACGCCATGGCGACGGGACCGGCGAAGACCGACTTTGTCGCCGCTCTCGATGAAAACGCACTCGACGGGGCACGCGTCGGCGTGTTGCGATTCTCCCAGGGCTCGAACCCCGACATCATCGGGCACTTCGATAAGGTGCTCGAGGCCTTGAAGACGGCCGGTGCGACCTTGGTCGAGATCGAGGAGTTCGAGCGCGGCGACGAGAATTTCCAGGAGCACTCGAGCAACGTCTTGAAATACGAATTCAAGGCAGGGATCAACGACTATCTTGCCGATGCTGCGGAGCCCGTTCCCGTGCGTACGCTCGAGGAGCTCATTGCCTTCAATGAGGAACATGCCGACGTCGAGCTCGCTTTGTTCGATCAGAGCATTTTCGAGGAGTCGGCGGCCAAAGGCGGCCTCGACGATGCGGAATACATCGAATCGCGCGACAGCGTTCAGGCGGCCACCCGCGAGAAAGGTATCGACGCCCTGTTGGCGGCGCAT includes:
- a CDS encoding amidase; its protein translation is MMSSWIREVSGMVTVTLTLVACAPTAQQKATKEENPPPASETDYAPEGLLARSLPEIAEALRAGETTSEALVTAYIARIERIDWAGPSLRSVLALNPGALADARAADAKRAAGEELGPLHGVPILLKDNIESADAVATTAGALALKDNVTERDSPLARGLREAGAVILGKANLSQWANYRSNHSISGWTALGGQVRNPHMLDRSPCGSSSGSGAAVAASLAAGAVGTETNGSIICPSQANGIVGFKPSVGLVSQQYIVPISSSQDTAGPMTKTVRGAAMMLNAMATGPAKTDFVAALDENALDGARVGVLRFSQGSNPDIIGHFDKVLEALKTAGATLVEIEEFERGDENFQEHSSNVLKYEFKAGINDYLADAAEPVPVRTLEELIAFNEEHADVELALFDQSIFEESAAKGGLDDAEYIESRDSVQAATREKGIDALLAAHDLDVLVSPSGPVASRIDPVNGDVWPDWAGAGWMAAIAGYPHASVPMGTVHGVPVGVSFIGTRDADASVLSYAYAYEQRTNHRPEPQYLPSAEARPEIATAMEGTLRE